TGTGGCATCGACGTCCCAGAGATAAAAATGTGGCATCGCGACGAGCTGCCCACATTGCCGGAGATGGCTTGGCCCCAAGGGCAGGAATGGGCGTATGCGATCAGGCGCTTCGACCGGGAGGGCAACAGCCGGATCCATATCGAGGACCTGGCACAGGTGCGGGGTTTCTACCCGGACAGGAAATATGACGGCTCATTCGAGACCGCAGCCGCGCTCATGTATCGCGGCCGGGATGAGGTCTCCTATCTGGAATTCATCCGGCGGCTGTTCTTCAGTTTCGCCATCGGCAATGGCGATATGCATCTGAAAAACACCTCACTGATCTACCGCGACCCCCGTCGCCCTGTGATCTCGCCCGCCTACGATCTGGTCTCAACGGCTCCCTATCGTGAGGACGCTGAGGATCTCGGCCTCACGCTGGGCAGATCCAGGCGGTTTGACGAGGTGACACCGCAGTCATTCGAGCTGCTGGCCCGGAAAATTGGTGCGCCAGTCGAAAGCACCATGCAGACCGTCGCCGAAGTGGCCGGACAGCTGGCTGGCTCTTGGCCTGGGGTGTCGCAGCTGATGGACAAACTGCCCCACCACCGGGAATGGCTTGACCTGAGACTTCCCGAGATCAGCCGTCGTTTCGCGAATTGATCAAGACCTACGGCCCAGTAGGTAGCAGATTCTGGTTGGCAGACCAGCCATATGTTGCTACCTACCGGACCGTAGGTCTTTGGGTTTGGTGATGTTTCGGGTCAGCTGGCCTCGCGGTGTAGTGTGCGCCAGATGCCAATGACTGCGGGGATGCCGAGCCACACCACCGCCGATGTCGCGACATGGGCCCAGTTGGCGCCTGTATTCGGGTCTGCGACCGCGGTCCCCAGGGCGGTATTCAGGTGGAACCACTGGCCCACGTCCTTGAGCAGGAACAGCAACAGGGTCGCGAGCCAGTCAAGCACCACCCATGCGACGACGACCGCTGGGGTATTCATGATGGCTATGCCCAGCAGGAACCCCGAAAGGGGGAATCCCACGTTCGCCAGCAGCACCCCGAGTACGTCCCAGGCCGTCGCCGACCAGCTGATGTCCACGTTCTGGCTTGGGGAGAGGAGGCCTGCGACGAGGGCCGCCAGGCCGAGGCACAATGCCCAGAAGGCCGCGATGTAGGTCAGAGCGACGATGAGCTGAGCTGACAGCACCCAGCCGCGGCGGGGCGTCAGCGTGTATGTCGTCATGATGCTGCGGTTGGTCCAGTCGGTGGTGACCATCAGGATCAGGAAAAGGCTGAACAGAATTGTGGAGATCTCGGCGATGCCCAGGAAGGAATCGGTGGTGGAATGTGCCAGCTGTATCCAGGTGAAGTGCTGTGTGGTATCGAAATCCGTCAGCAGAAGAGAGAGATAGAGAATGGCTGCTGTTGCTATGGTTCCGGCGATGGCCGCTGCGAGGGTCCAGCGGCTTGCTCTGGTCGATACCGACTTGCGGAACTCATAGGCCAGGACCCGGCTGAAGCTGATAGGAGCGATGGCTGAGCGAGACCCGGTCAGCAGGGGGGTTGCGGCGGCGGTCATGACAGGGCTCCTTCGCGGGAGGTGGATTCGGTGAGGTCGAGGAACAGCTCCTCAAGGTCGTCGGTGGTCTTCAGCAGCTCTTCCTGGGTGCCGGAGGCGACGATGCGTC
The sequence above is drawn from the Arachnia rubra genome and encodes:
- a CDS encoding type II toxin-antitoxin system HipA family toxin; amino-acid sequence: MVTEGFRVLLGGKTVAHLYARGDYTWLEWQQGYWDDPDRPMLGLRFEDNPEERVAAALRLPPWFSNLLPEGRLRQWVALDAGINEQREMRLLVRLGLGLPGAVIVEPVEGEADPAWRPEQVQFPAVRRHDGQVLRFSLAGVALKFSLLQSGDRLTLPAGNQEGDWIVKMPDAVYPEVPANEFAMMSLAQRCGIDVPEIKMWHRDELPTLPEMAWPQGQEWAYAIRRFDREGNSRIHIEDLAQVRGFYPDRKYDGSFETAAALMYRGRDEVSYLEFIRRLFFSFAIGNGDMHLKNTSLIYRDPRRPVISPAYDLVSTAPYREDAEDLGLTLGRSRRFDEVTPQSFELLARKIGAPVESTMQTVAEVAGQLAGSWPGVSQLMDKLPHHREWLDLRLPEISRRFAN